The following nucleotide sequence is from Psychroflexus torquis ATCC 700755.
CCATAAAATAGAACTCACAAGTCCTACAATAAGAACTGCTGCACTCTTTTGCAAAGTTTCGCTCCTCGAAACGACTTTCGATTCTTTTCTTAATTTGGTTTCAAATAGTTGTTGATGACCTTCAGACATATGTAAAGGCGCATCCTCATAATTAAAATCTTTACGCAAATCTTTCATAACCCTGCTTTATTAATTCGTTTTTCAACATCGTTTTCCCTCTGTGCAATTGAGTTCTAGAAGCATTTTCTGAAATTTTTAAGATTTCAGAAATCTCTTGGTGATCATAGCCCTCCATTAAAAACAGTTTCAAAACAAGACTGTACTTTAAGGGTAGGTTTTCTACTATAGATTTTATAAGCTCTACTGATATGGAGTCCTCTACTTTCCAACTTTTTTCTTCCTGTTCAGGTAGAATCATATGATCGTATTCTAGACTAAGATCATATGTCTTCCTTCTTAAACAATCGATAGATTGATAAATAACAATCTGCTTCAACCAGGCACCAAAAGTGCAGCGACCATCGAAGGTGTGTAAGTTTGAAAAGGCTTT
It contains:
- a CDS encoding RNA polymerase sigma factor, translated to MLATDLISKCIKGNEKAQLKLYNTYCDAMLTIAFRYVKQRDLAEDITQEAFIKAFSNLHTFDGRCTFGAWLKQIVIYQSIDCLRRKTYDLSLEYDHMILPEQEEKSWKVEDSISVELIKSIVENLPLKYSLVLKLFLMEGYDHQEISEILKISENASRTQLHRGKTMLKNELIKQGYERFA